A stretch of the Lolium perenne isolate Kyuss_39 chromosome 3, Kyuss_2.0, whole genome shotgun sequence genome encodes the following:
- the LOC127321180 gene encoding gibberellin 2-beta-dioxygenase 3-like → SAGFFALPHAEKEGATGEPVGYGCKQIGDGGDLGWIEYLLLCLTSAGTVPAASSNFHEKILARNSVDKIDHVVACTRVDRRAAVSAAPVTCCPLRGAPVAAVSIRIFLTSSSQPIRKDPNPYVRRVGSLLPKTIPDFAHRLAYVRRELLEEYAAAVRRVACGLLELMAEGLGIEPADAISRLVADPESDNMLRVNHYPPAPRPEQQAGRLLTGFGEHTDPQIISVLRSNGTTGLEIAGRDGAWASVPPDADSFFINVGDALQVLTNGRFRSVKHRVVVSSERSRVSMIFLGGPPPGARLAPLPQLLGDGGGRSRYREFTWKEYKSCSHRGRLVDDRLRPFEN, encoded by the exons TCGGCGGGGTTCTTTGCCCTGCCGCATGCCGAGAAGGAGGGTGCCACGGGGGAGCCGGTCGGGTACGGCTGCAAGCagatcggcgacggcggcgacctcggGTGGATCGAGTACCTGCTCCTCTGCCTCACCTCTGCCGGGACCGTGCCGGCCGCTTC GAGCAATTTTCATGAAAAAATACTAGCGAGAAATTCCGTGGATAAGATTGACCATGTCGTGGCC TGTACTCGTGTCGATCGACGCGCCGCCGTTTCTGCCGCTCCGGTGACGTGCTGCCCTTTACGGGGAGCACCCGTCGCCGCCGTCTCTATCCGAATCTTTTTGACATCATCATCCCAGCCCATACGAAAAGATCCGAATCCATACGTACGTCGTGTGGGATCACTTTTGCCGAAAACGATTCCTGATTTTGCTCATCGGCTGGCGTACGTACGCAGGGAGCTGCTGGAGGAGTACGCGGCGGCGGTGCGGCGGGTGGCGTGCGGGCTGCTGGAGCTGATGGCGGAGGGGCTCGGGATTGAGCCGGCGGACGCGATCTCCCGGCTGGTGGCGGACCCGGAGAGCGACAACATGCTCCGGGTGAACCACTACCCGCCGGCCCCGCGGCCGGAGCAGCAGGCGGGGAGGCTGCTGACGGGGTTCGGCGAGCACACGGACCCGCAAATCATCTCCGTGCTCCGCTCCAACGGCACCACCGGGCTCGAGATCGCGGGGCGCGACGGCGCTTGGGCCTCCGTGCCGCCCGACGCCGACTCCTTCTTCATCAACGTCGGCGACGCCCTCCAG GTGTTGACGAACGGGAGGTTCAGGAGCGTGAAGCACAGAGTGGTGGTGAGCAGCGAGAGGTCCAGGGTGTCCATGATCTTCTTGGGCGGCCCACCGCCCGGCGCAAGGCTGGCGCCGCTGCCGCAGCTACTGGGGGACGGCGGCGGCCGGAGCCGGTACAGGGAGTTCACCTGGAAGGAGTACAAGAGCTGCAGCCACAGGGGCAGGCTCGTCGACGACCGCCTCCGCCCCTTCGAGAACTAG